In Xyrauchen texanus isolate HMW12.3.18 chromosome 45, RBS_HiC_50CHRs, whole genome shotgun sequence, a single window of DNA contains:
- the rad51ap1 gene encoding RAD51-associated protein 1, giving the protein MDRPSRNKKAVNYSYFQDDDDEDFACVKPPPKKARVVIKDPDSEGSQKTTSASKNRVVVDLTESENSKRGSLDDKLYDRDLEAALTLSLLDSSIKEEGDFATSTDDHVKSEPFQSSPPALTHCSADVKIIDEGQPCLDSPPVLSNCSVDGSSLGLNMISSMQASPQNVPKQIKASTKATEQQRKLLKGEKDCGEDEDYQPQNTPDSESDADFTENEESEDETFTVKKKKEKTVKQKTEKKIPQAAKDKKETKEKRPVKASKAKSTASISLISPAVPVSGLKKTATSPPLSKPALCSSPAGGRLSKWNPPGLVGRSPGASQNAVVKSPGQGLRLGLSRRARVKPLHPNTAAH; this is encoded by the exons ATGGACCGACCGTCCAG AAATAAAAAGGCTGTTAACTACTCATATTTCCAAGATGATGACG ATGAGGATTTCGCATGTGTGAAACCTCCTCCCAAAAAAGCTCGGGTAGTCATCAAAGACCCTGATTCAGAGGGAAGCCAAAAAACTACAAGTGCATCTAAAAATCGTGTTGTTGTTGATCTCACTGAGTCAGAAAACAGTAAGAG GGGGTCTCTGGATGATAAACTGTATGATAGGGATTTGGAGGCAGCTCTAACATTGTCATTGCTAGACTCTTCCATTAAAGAAGAGGGAGACTTTGCCACCAGTACAG ATGATCATGTCAAGTCTGAGCCTTTTCAAAGCTCACCACCTGCTCTAACACACTGCAGTGCTGATGTCAAAATTATAG ATGAAGGTCAGCCATGTCTAGATTCCCCTCCTGTTCTGTCAAACTGTAGTGTTGATGGCAGTAGTTTAG GGTTGAATATGATCAGCAGTATGCAAGCCTCCCCTCAAAATGTTCCCAAACAGATAAAAGCCTCTACGAAAGCAACAGAGCAGCAGAGAAAGCTGCTAAAGGGGGAGAAGGACTGTGGAGAAGATGAAGACTACCAGCCGCAAAACACACCag ATTCAGAAAGCGATGCAGACTTCACCGAGAACGAAGAGAGTGAGGACGAGACGTTCACAGTGAAGAAGAAAAAGGAGAAGactgtaaaacaaaaaactgaaaaaaagatcCCACAGGCAGCAAAAGACAAGAAAGAAACAAAGGAAAAAAGGCCGGTAAAAGCTTCCAAAGCAAAAAGCACAG CCTCCATATCACTGATTAGTCCAGCTGTTCCTGTGTCTGGACTAAAGAAGACCGCCACTTCTCCACCTCTATCTAAACCTGCACTCTGCTCCAGTCCTGCAGGGGGCAGATTGTCAAAGTGGAATCCACCTG GTCTGGTTGGCAGGAGTCCTGGTGCATCTCAGAATGCAGTTGTGAAGTCTCCTGGCCAGGGCCTGCGGTTAGGACTTTCCCGTCGTGCCCGAGTCAAACCCCTGCACCCTAATACCGCTGCTCACTAA